A window of Ruania suaedae contains these coding sequences:
- the nadE gene encoding NAD(+) synthase → MTQSFGRESLDLDLEAAATAIGERLTAYLARTRRKGLVVALSGGIDSSVVAALACRGLGPERVFGIHMPERESSPETLRISTSLSDAFGVDSVVEEISATLDAVGAYARRDEAIRLVCPEYGPGYRSKIVLPSVVDSDSYRLYSVVVLDPDGRQQQYRLTREAYLGIVAATNFKQRVRKMLEYYHADRLNYAVAGTPNRLEYDQGFFVKLGDGAADVKPIAHLYKSQVYALAAHLGVPEEIRMRPSTTDTYSLPQSQEEFYFSLPHEQMDLCLYGKNNDVPQEEIARAAGLTVTQVDRVFRDIEQKRRATEYLHLEPVLAGDVPEV, encoded by the coding sequence ATGACGCAGTCCTTCGGCCGGGAGTCCCTCGACCTCGACCTCGAAGCGGCGGCCACCGCCATCGGTGAGCGCCTCACCGCCTACCTCGCGCGGACCCGGAGAAAGGGCCTGGTCGTCGCGCTCTCGGGCGGCATCGACTCCAGCGTGGTCGCCGCGCTCGCGTGCCGCGGCCTCGGCCCGGAACGGGTGTTCGGTATCCACATGCCCGAGCGGGAGTCCTCGCCCGAGACCCTCAGGATCAGCACGAGTCTGTCCGATGCCTTCGGGGTCGATTCGGTGGTCGAGGAGATCTCGGCGACCTTGGACGCCGTCGGGGCCTATGCCCGCCGGGACGAGGCCATCCGGCTCGTCTGCCCGGAGTACGGGCCCGGTTACCGATCGAAGATCGTACTGCCCTCGGTCGTGGACTCCGACAGCTACCGGCTCTACTCGGTCGTGGTGCTCGACCCCGACGGCCGGCAGCAGCAGTACCGGTTGACGCGGGAGGCCTATCTGGGGATCGTCGCCGCGACCAACTTCAAGCAGCGGGTGCGCAAGATGCTGGAGTACTACCACGCCGACCGGCTGAACTACGCGGTGGCGGGCACACCGAACCGGCTGGAGTACGACCAGGGTTTCTTCGTCAAGCTGGGCGACGGGGCTGCGGACGTCAAGCCGATCGCGCACCTGTACAAGAGCCAGGTCTACGCCCTCGCCGCACACCTGGGGGTGCCGGAGGAGATCAGGATGCGTCCCTCCACCACCGACACCTACTCGCTGCCCCAGTCGCAGGAGGAGTTCTACTTCTCGCTCCCGCACGAGCAGATGGACCTGTGCCTGTACGGGAAGAACAACGACGTGCCGCAGGAGGAGATCGCCCGTGCCGCCGGTCTCACGGTGACACAGGTCGACCGGGTGTTCCGCGACATCGAGCAGAAGCGCCGGGCCACCGAGTACCTGCATCTGGAACCCGTCCTGGCCGGGGACGTCCCGGAGGTGTGA
- a CDS encoding DapH/DapD/GlmU-related protein, translating into MDYVSTYRFPAYPPFSDSFGYLADRTSVTHGDVAIGNDAWIGHESVILSGVTLGDGVVVGAGSVVRQNVPPYAIVAGNPARVAGFRFPPAQIEALLRIKWWDWSEERLIEAMEFMMTDDIQVFIDRYDTDPGRARGTTATTHRE; encoded by the coding sequence GTGGACTATGTGTCCACCTACCGCTTTCCGGCCTACCCACCCTTCAGTGACTCGTTCGGGTACCTCGCCGACCGCACATCGGTCACACACGGCGATGTGGCGATCGGCAACGACGCCTGGATCGGGCACGAGAGCGTGATCCTCTCGGGCGTCACGCTCGGCGACGGGGTCGTGGTGGGAGCAGGGAGCGTCGTCCGCCAGAACGTTCCGCCCTACGCCATCGTCGCAGGCAACCCGGCCCGGGTGGCCGGCTTCAGATTCCCCCCCGCTCAGATCGAGGCGCTGTTGCGGATCAAGTGGTGGGACTGGAGCGAGGAACGGCTCATCGAGGCGATGGAGTTCATGATGACCGACGATATCCAGGTGTTCATCGACCGGTACGACACCGACCCGGGCCGCGCACGCGGGACGACAGCGACCACGCACCGTGAATGA
- a CDS encoding phosphotransferase: MPAHGPAGSPTAAERAVRRVLARYGFADSSVERVEPLTRRLKNENYRVRAGDADWVVKCHSSTPDLQRLELAQTLERRLADVGFPVAPIQQSDSGHTLVQEGGAHYSLHAWVDGRQTTIAERDRVIARHPGFVPGIATALGTMHAVAGTLPRPPGEPPAARADDLLTGPARASRRLRRLRPRPPLLSAMHMVRLKPGKSTFDRWIIGNLPGVARSADRLAAQSLRTSPEPIAIHNDINWENLIFDEDFTLRALLDFDNAMYAPPVIEVGAAAVVLVGTQRSRVDAFLAAYEDASHRRTDRDAVELAMRVKCAQSILNSVGSHLAGRVGDPDLLASWCSHLLDSLRELERW; the protein is encoded by the coding sequence ATGCCCGCTCACGGCCCAGCAGGGAGCCCGACCGCTGCTGAACGCGCCGTGCGGCGCGTCCTCGCCCGGTACGGCTTCGCCGACTCCTCCGTGGAACGCGTGGAGCCGTTAACTCGACGGCTCAAGAACGAGAACTACCGCGTGCGCGCCGGCGACGCCGACTGGGTCGTCAAGTGCCATTCGTCCACGCCGGACCTGCAGCGCCTCGAGCTCGCCCAGACGTTGGAGAGGCGGCTCGCCGACGTCGGGTTCCCGGTGGCCCCGATCCAACAGTCCGACAGCGGTCACACTCTCGTCCAGGAGGGCGGCGCACACTACTCGCTGCACGCCTGGGTCGATGGTCGGCAGACCACGATCGCAGAGCGGGATCGGGTGATCGCACGCCACCCGGGCTTCGTGCCCGGAATCGCCACCGCGCTCGGCACGATGCATGCCGTCGCCGGCACTCTCCCTCGCCCTCCCGGCGAACCACCCGCGGCAAGAGCCGACGACCTGCTGACGGGACCCGCCCGCGCCTCCCGGCGGCTACGACGCCTTCGGCCACGCCCCCCGCTGCTCTCGGCGATGCACATGGTGCGCCTCAAGCCGGGAAAGTCGACCTTCGACCGATGGATCATCGGGAACCTCCCCGGCGTTGCCAGGTCGGCCGACCGGCTCGCCGCCCAGTCCCTGCGCACCTCGCCTGAGCCCATCGCGATCCACAACGACATCAACTGGGAGAACCTCATCTTCGATGAGGACTTCACCCTCCGGGCCCTGCTCGACTTCGACAATGCGATGTATGCACCGCCCGTCATCGAGGTCGGTGCGGCCGCCGTGGTACTCGTGGGAACGCAGCGCAGTCGAGTGGATGCATTCCTCGCGGCATACGAGGACGCCTCACACCGTCGCACGGACCGGGACGCCGTCGAGCTCGCGATGAGGGTGAAGTGCGCCCAATCCATCCTGAACTCGGTCGGTAGCCACCTCGCCGGTCGCGTCGGTGACCCGGACCTGCTGGCGTCGTGGTGTTCCCATCTCCTCGACTCACTACGCGAGCTGGAGCGGTGGTGA
- the asnB gene encoding asparagine synthase (glutamine-hydrolyzing), with product MCGIVGELSFDSAPDLALLTRMLSRLPHRGPDGSGIYRDHHVGLGHARLAIIDVGGGAQPMGNGDGSVWVTFNGEIFNYIELRRELLALGHRFRTSSDTEVILHAWEQWREGCFPRFNGQWALAIWERDRRRLILSRDRLGVRPLYLTRVGGRLLFASEVKALFADPRVPRAFDRLGLAETMTFWSPVAPRTVFSGIEQLPPGHVAFVDERSHRTVPYWQPEFPPRGGEEPQDLERNAADVRERVIAAVRLRFLRSDVPVGAYLSGGLDSAITAAVIAAYTEAPLQTFSLRFADEDFDEGPFQATMAHHLGTEHHEVTVRAEDIGAVFPEVVRHAEMPVLRSAPAPMFLLSGLAQDHGYKVVVTGEGADEVFAGYDLFREARLREFVARNPASTVRARGLELLYPWLTRSPGQVPAFAREFFGRHLDTADPAMSHRTRWDTSAALLRMTVPHPDWDADVSGPLLARMPSGHREWDPLSRAQWLEMSTLLSGYILAAQGDRMLMAHSVEGRFPFLDPDVVDLANRLPARHKLLGLSEKHILKTAFRDLVPERILSRPKQPYRAPDAASFFAGRGQPWVDQVTSGDAVAAAGVFEPRAVAALVGKCRRTGGVRMSNTDNMRILAVLSTQLIHRHFIAGDASSDQDRAPAAPMTVTDLVHG from the coding sequence CCACGTGGGCCTGGGTCACGCGCGACTGGCGATCATCGACGTCGGCGGCGGCGCGCAGCCGATGGGAAACGGCGACGGCTCGGTCTGGGTCACCTTCAACGGTGAGATCTTCAACTACATCGAGCTGCGCCGCGAGCTGCTCGCTCTCGGCCACCGGTTCAGGACCAGCAGCGACACCGAGGTGATCCTGCACGCGTGGGAGCAGTGGCGGGAGGGGTGCTTCCCCCGGTTCAACGGCCAGTGGGCGCTCGCGATCTGGGAACGGGACCGGCGGCGCCTGATCCTGTCCAGGGATCGTCTCGGAGTGAGGCCGCTGTACCTGACGCGGGTGGGAGGCCGGCTGCTGTTCGCCTCCGAGGTGAAGGCGCTCTTCGCCGATCCCCGCGTGCCCCGGGCCTTCGATCGTCTCGGGTTGGCCGAGACGATGACGTTCTGGAGCCCGGTCGCCCCCCGCACGGTGTTCTCGGGGATCGAACAGCTCCCGCCAGGGCACGTCGCCTTCGTGGACGAGCGGAGCCACCGGACGGTGCCGTACTGGCAGCCCGAGTTCCCGCCTCGGGGCGGCGAGGAACCGCAGGACCTCGAGCGCAACGCCGCCGACGTGCGCGAACGCGTCATCGCGGCGGTCCGGCTGCGGTTCCTGCGCAGCGACGTCCCGGTGGGCGCGTACCTGTCCGGTGGGCTCGACTCCGCGATCACCGCGGCGGTGATCGCGGCCTACACCGAGGCGCCGCTGCAGACCTTCTCGCTCCGGTTCGCCGACGAAGATTTCGACGAGGGGCCCTTCCAGGCCACGATGGCGCACCACCTCGGCACCGAGCACCACGAGGTGACCGTCCGTGCCGAGGATATCGGCGCGGTCTTCCCTGAGGTGGTGCGCCATGCCGAGATGCCGGTGCTCCGCTCCGCGCCCGCGCCGATGTTCCTGCTCTCCGGCCTCGCTCAGGACCACGGGTACAAGGTCGTGGTCACCGGCGAAGGTGCGGACGAGGTCTTCGCCGGCTACGACCTCTTTCGCGAGGCACGTCTGCGGGAGTTCGTGGCGAGGAACCCGGCCTCGACCGTCCGGGCGCGCGGTCTGGAGCTGCTGTACCCGTGGCTGACCCGCTCACCGGGTCAGGTACCGGCCTTCGCGCGGGAGTTCTTCGGGCGTCACCTCGATACCGCCGACCCGGCCATGTCCCACCGGACACGATGGGACACCAGCGCGGCACTATTGCGGATGACCGTCCCGCACCCCGACTGGGATGCCGACGTCTCCGGACCGCTCCTCGCGCGTATGCCCTCCGGTCACCGGGAGTGGGACCCGCTCAGCCGCGCGCAATGGCTGGAGATGTCCACGCTGCTGTCGGGCTACATCCTCGCGGCGCAGGGCGACCGGATGCTGATGGCGCATTCGGTCGAAGGCCGTTTCCCCTTCCTCGACCCGGACGTGGTCGACCTCGCCAACCGCCTGCCGGCCCGCCACAAGCTGCTCGGGCTCAGCGAGAAGCACATCCTCAAGACGGCGTTCCGGGACCTGGTCCCGGAACGGATCCTCTCCCGGCCCAAGCAGCCCTACCGCGCACCGGACGCCGCCAGCTTCTTCGCGGGCAGGGGGCAGCCATGGGTCGACCAGGTCACCTCCGGCGACGCGGTCGCGGCCGCGGGTGTCTTCGAGCCGCGGGCCGTCGCCGCGCTGGTCGGCAAGTGCCGCCGGACAGGGGGAGTGCGGATGAGTAACACCGACAACATGCGGATCCTCGCCGTGCTCTCGACCCAGCTCATCCACCGACACTTCATCGCCGGCGACGCCTCGTCGGATCAGGATCGGGCGCCGGCGGCCCCCATGACAGTGACCGATCTGGTGCACGGGTAG